A single region of the Glycine max cultivar Williams 82 chromosome 20, Glycine_max_v4.0, whole genome shotgun sequence genome encodes:
- the LOC100790768 gene encoding protein FAM133: MDAKRFIQLVEEKKKKIMERKEAPLKWEQKLEAAAEAKERKLKVAKHTKRSGSDSDSDYDSDDESRKTSKRSHRKHRKHSHYDSGDHEKRKEKSSKRKTKKWSSESSDYSSDDSESSFEEERRRKKKQSKKLRDRGSRSDSSNYDSTADELSKRKRQHKRQRPSKFSGSDYSTDEGDSLVQKRNHGMHSKRHRQSESSESDLSSDDAPHKKGHRKHHKHHKRSHNVELRLSDSDYRSHGQRSRSKSLEENSEDESKKRSMDKKSGRHHHHRHHHHRHHHHRHHLDDERNYMQQHSPKFNGKHGEELDKTETEKKDGGHHESRAMVENNDGQIF; encoded by the coding sequence ATGGACGCCAAACGGTTCATCCAGCTGgttgaggagaagaagaagaaaattatgGAGAGAAAGGAAGCTCCTTTGAAATGGGAGCAGAAGCTGGAAGCTGCTGCTGAAGCTAAAGAGAGGAAGCTGAAGGTTGCAAAGCATACAAAAAGATCTGGCTCTGATAGTGACAGCGATTATGACAGTGATGATGAGAGTAGAAAGACAAGTAAAAGATCTCACAGGAAGCACAGAAAGCATTCTCACTACGACTCTGGTGACcatgagaaaaggaaagaaaaaagttcCAAACGGAAAACAAAGAAATGGTCCTCTGAATCTAGTGATTATAGTAGTGATGACTCTGAGAGTAGCTTTGAGgaggagagaagaagaaagaagaagcaaaGCAAGAAGCTGAGAGATCGGGGTTCAAGATCAGATTCTAGCAACTATGATTCTACTGCTGATGAATTAAGCAAGAGGAAAAGACAGCACAAACGGCAACGCCCATCAAAATTTAGTGGATCAGACTACTCTACTGATGAAGGAGATAGTCTAGTTCAGAAAAGAAATCATGGAATGCATAGCAAACGCCATCGACAATCAGAATCTAGTGAATCTGACTTGTCAAGTGATGACGCTCCCCATAAGAAAGGCCACAGAAAGCaccataaacatcacaagcgaTCACATAATGTGGAGCTGAGGTTGTCTGATTCTGATTATCGCAGTCATGGTCAAAGAAGCAGATCAAAGTCATTGGAAGAAAATtctgaagatgaaagcaaaaaaagatcAATGGATAAGAAGTCTGGTCGCCATCACCACCATCGTCACCACCACCATCGCCACCACCACCATCGCCACCACTTGGATGATGAGAGAAACTACATGCAGCAACACTCTCCTAAATTCAATGGAAAGCATGGCGAGGAGTTAGACAAAACTGAAACTGAGAAAAAGGATGGTGGTCATCATGAAAGTAGAGCTATGGTTGAGAATAATGATGGtcaaattttttga
- the LOC100802927 gene encoding vacuolar-sorting protein BRO1 — protein sequence MAASPSSSAAANIMLAIFEKKTNSVDLYRPLRNYVAFHYSEREAQNLEDDLQTLKQLRSDVERHSDPSLPTRRDLLQTYYKSLCLVETRFPISSDPDHVNALTYKSLCLVETRFPISSDPDHVNALTFVWFDAFKPKQKASQQNIHLEKASVLFNLGAVYSQIGLSYDRNTVDGRRQASHAFIAAAGSFAFLRDNASMKASVGSSTTVDLSVECAGMLEKLMLAQAQECVFENTIAKGSTPGVCAKISRQVGIYYEEALAALNVAPLSQHFDKSWIVHVQLKAALFYAEACYRYGLELHDKEEIAEEIARLRSAVNVLTEAKKSSKGAAAQILDAIGKLEANINRNLERAVKENDRVYLMRVPSPSSLLPLPAFSMVKSMVMNEVLDASKEKMFASLVPDNSAKALSRYTEMVDDVIRTQAEKLQQASELTRVRLKEMELPDSILALEGNFTLPTSLKEDVEAVQISGGPAGLEAELQQLKDLRRVNQELLVQTEELLQKEAREDSQFRSQFGTKWTRPQSSTLTKNLQDRLNRFAGNLKQAAESDGRIERSVREHSALMSILDARPIESALPSLARPIMSFDQNEDAIVGSLKQSLRQLETLGAQRAGLEDMLKEMKRKDDILPKLMTSTGSYDDLFKKEIAKYDHICEEIAQNIEAQEQLLLQIQAQNDEFSVIFNLEDYKASREKAYKQIEAAIAKFREIKDNINEGLKFYVTLQDAITNVKQQSNDFVMTRNIQCREMIEDVQRQVAGLSFQDNKNTGGFNSNYPSVGSQNQRSPTQTDPARPQAPYYQQPVEQPPVPPYGHHPPPPYGGPAQHHQPPPPYHIPPSSTAPYPPPQVHQQPPANHEYGQPAYPGWRGPYYNAQAQQPGSVPRPPYTIPSPYPPPHQSGYYKQQ from the exons ATGGCCGCGTCGCCGTCGTCTTCCGCCGCGGCAAACATCATGCTGGCGATCTTCGAGAAGAAAACGAACAGCGTAGATCTCTACCGCCCTCTCCGCAACTACGTGGCCTTCCACTACTCCGAGCGCGAGGCGCAGAACCTTGAGGACGATCTCCAAACCCTGAAGCAACTCCGCTCCGACGTGGAGCGCCACTCCGATCCGTCGCTCCCGACGCGCCGTGACCTCCTCCAAACCTACTACAAATCCCTCTGTCTCGTGGAGACGCGGTTCCCTATCTCCTCCGACCCCGACCACGTCAACGCCCTCACCTACAAATCCCTCTGTCTCGTGGAGACGCGGTTCCCTATCTCCTCCGACCCCGACCACGTCAACGCCCTCACCTTCGTCTGGTTCGACGCCTTCAAGCCCAAGCAGAAGGCCTCGCAGCAAAACATCCACCTCGAGAAGGCCTCCGTGCTCTTCAATTTGGGCGCAGTTTACAGCCAGATTGGTTTGTCATATGATCGGAACACCGTGGACGGCCGCCGTCAGGCCTCCCACGCCTTCATCGCGGCTGCCGGATCCTTCGCCTTCCTCCGCGACAACGCCTCCATGAAGGCCTCTGTTGGGAGTTCCACCACTGTCGATTTGTCCGTGGAGTGCGCCGGGATGCTGGAGAAGCTCATGCTAGCGCAGGCGCAGGAGTGCGTCTTCGAGAACACCATTGCCAAAGGGAGCACTCCCGGTGTCTGTGCCAAGATCTCTAGGCAG GTTGGGATATATTATGAGGAAGCTTTAGCTGCGCTCAATGTTGCACCCTTGAGCCAGCATTTTGATAAGTCCTGGATAGTTCATGTGCAGTTAAAGGCGGCACTGTTTTATGCGGAAGCTTGTTATAGGTATGGTTTGGAGCTGCATGATAAAGAGGAGATAGCAGAGGAGATTGCACGACTGCGGAGTGCTGTTAATGTGCTGACTGAGGCGAAGAAGAGCTCTAAGGGTGCTGCGGCGCAAATTCTAGATGCAATTGGAAAGTTAGAGGCCAATATTAACCGGAACCTTGAAAGGGCAGTCAAGGAGAATGATAGGGTTTACCTCATGAGAGTTCCTTCACCAAGTTCGTTACTGCCTCTTCCGGCATTTTCTATGGTGAAGTCCATGGTCATGAATGAGGTGCTAGATGCAAGCAAAGAGAAGATGTTTGCAAGTCTTGTTCCCGACAACAGTGCAAAGGCCCTCTCCCGGTATACTGAAATGGTAGATGACGTTATAAGAACACAAGCTGAAAAGTTGCAGCAAGCTAGTGAGCTAACCCGGGTTAGGCTTAAGGAAATGGAGCTGCCAGATTCCATTCTTGCTTTGGAAGGAAATTTTACTCTACCAACAAGTCTCAAAGAAGATGTGGAGGCTGTGCAGATCAGTGGGGGCCCTGCTGGTTTGGAAGCAGAGTTGCAGCAACTTAAGGACCTAAGGAGGGTGAATCAAGAGTTGCTGGTCCAGACTGAGGAATTGTTGCAGAAGGAAGCAAGGGAAGATTCTCAATTTAGAAGCCAATTTGGCACTAAATGGACCAGGCCTCAATCAAGCACCTTGACCAAGAACTTGCAGGATAGGCTAAACAGGTTTGCAGGTAACTTGAAGCAAGCTGCCGAAAGTGATGGTAGGATTGAGCGTTCTGTTAGAGAACATTCAGCTCTCATGTCGATCCTTGATGCCCGTCCG ATTGAATCTGCACTTCCAAGCTTGGCAAGGCCGATTATGTCTTTTGATCAAAATGAAGATGCTATTGTGGGATCTCTCAAGCAAAGCTTG AGGCAACTAGAAACTCTAGGAGCTCAAAGGGCTGGTCTTGAAGATATGCttaaagagatgaaaagaaag GATGATATATTACCCAAGTTGATGACATCCACCGGTTCTTATGATGATCTCTTCAAGAAGGAGATAGCAAAATATGACCATATTTGTGAAGAAATAGCTCAAAATATCGAGGCACAAGAGCAATTGTTGCTGCAGATCCAG GCTCAAAATGATGAGTTTTCTGTTATCTTTAATCTCGAAGATTACAAAG CTTCACGTGAAAAAGCCTACAAACAGATTGAAGCTGCCATAGCAAAATTTAGAGAAATAAAGGACAACATCAATGAAGGGTTAAAATTCTATGTTACGCTGCAG GATGCAATCACAAATGTAAAGCAGCAGAGCAACGACTTTGTAATGACGCGGAACATCCAGTGCAGGGAAATGATTgaagatgttcaaagacaaGTGGCTGGTCTGAGTTTCCAGGATAACAAAAACACAGGTGGTTTTAACAGCAACTACCCTTCAGTGGGAAGCCAAAATCAAAGATCCCCTACACAAACAGATCCGGCTCGTCCCCAAGCACCTTACTATCAGCAGCCAGTTGAGCAGCCACCAGTTCCTCCCTATGGCCATCATCCCCCTCCCCCATATGGTGGTCCTGCACAACATCATCAGCCTCCACCTCCATACCACATTCCACCATCATCAACTGCACCATACCCACCCCCTCAGGTTCATCAACAGCCACCAGCAAACCATGAGTATGGCCAACCAGCATATCCCGGATGGCGTGGTCCGTACTACAATGCACAAGCACAGCAACCTGGTTCTGTTCCTCGGCCTCCTTATACCATTCCATCTCCATATCCTCCGCCTCACCAAAGTGGCTACTATAAGCAGCAATAG
- the LOC100791647 gene encoding tetratricopeptide repeat protein 5 isoform X2 codes for MSNPSEEPLSKVARAAEDLYHLRDAYFPPNPDDRISKLQQESDLALQLLDSIPSEQRKSPMQRATIEYLRGKILDVFPDYRREAEDHLSKAVKLNPSLADAWLCLGNCIWKKGDLTSAKNCLSLALDKGPNKKILCQLSMLKRKMSQGSENQAELVEESIQHAKEAITLDVKDGNSWYNLGNACLTSFFVTGAWDHTKLLHSLKAYQNAEKDESMKSNPDLYFNSATVNKYLENYQRALSGFEAAALKDPGLNAVEEVQKIVNLLDKVDNLLKGHVRAKRMASLASSLVAVDLKSSYRRVTIDLLSEGPNRALAVEGKVFFFVSSESVAPLYYLLCDSNQSCFVLSIYGVRTDVIKEGDQLTLLDPYFRDVYLSWKEKHYQFKSIRLDFYEQVLVNGKALTPQQAVGTSIYAQHKP; via the exons ATGAGTAATCCCAGCGAGGAACCGTTATCCAAAGTTGCAAGAGCAGCAGAAGATCTTTACCATCTTCGAGACGCTTATTTCCCACCCAACCCCGATGACAGAATCTCTAAGTTGCAACAAGAGTCCGATCTCGCTCTTCAACTCCTCGATTCCATTCCCTCAG AACAAAGAAAATCACCTATGCAACGTGCAACAATTGAATATCTTAGAGGGAAGATATTGGATGTATTTCCTGACTATAGGAGAGAAGCTGAGGATCATCTATCAAAAGCT GTTAAGTTAAACCCATCTCTTGCAGATGCTTGGCTATGTTTAGGAAACTGCATTTGGAAGAAAGGAGATCTAACTTCTGCAAAGAACTGCCTCAGTCTTGCATTAGACAAG GGTCCTAACAAAAAGATACTTTGTCAATTATCAAtgcttaaaagaaaaatgtctcAAG GTTCAGAGAATCAAGCAGAACTGGTTGAGGAAAGCATTCAACATGCCAAGGAAGCAATCACTTTGGATGTCAAGGATGGGAACTCTTGGT ATAATCTTGGAAATGCATGCCTAACAAGTTTTTTTGTCACTGGAGCTTGGGATCATACCAAACTTTTACATTCTTTAAAAGCATATCAAAATGCT gagaaagatgaaagcaTGAAGTCCAATCcagatttatattttaatagtgCTACT GTTAACAAATATCTAGAGAACTACCAGAGGGCCCTTAGTGGATTTGAGGCTGCTGCTTTAAAGGATCCAGGTCTCAATGCTGTAGAGGAGGTTCAGAAGATAGTCAATTTACTTGACAAGGTGGACAATCTTTTGAAG GGACATGTAAGAGCTAAGCGAATGgcatctttggcatcatcattGGTTGCTGTTGATT TGAAATCATCATACAGAAGAGTTACCATAGACCTTCTGTCAGAGGGTCCAAATAGAGCTCTTGCAGTTGAGGGgaaagtttttttctttgttagcaGTGAGAGTGTTGCTCCCCT ATACTATTTGCTTTGTGATTCAAATCAATCTTGCTTTGTTCTCTCGATTTATGGTGTACGTACTGATGTG ATTAAAGAAGGAGATCAGCTAACATTGCTTGACCCTTATTTTCGTGATGTTTATTTGTCCTGGAAGGAGAAG caTTACCAGTTCAAATCTATACGCCTGGATTTCTATGAACAAGTGCTTGTAAATGGAAAAGCTTTGACTCCTCAACAAGCTGTTGGTACCTCAATATATGCTCAACATAAACCCTGA
- the LOC100791647 gene encoding tetratricopeptide repeat protein 5 isoform X1 encodes MSNPSEEPLSKVARAAEDLYHLRDAYFPPNPDDRISKLQQESDLALQLLDSIPSEQRKSPMQRATIEYLRGKILDVFPDYRREAEDHLSKAVKLNPSLADAWLCLGNCIWKKGDLTSAKNCLSLALDKGPNKKILCQLSMLKRKMSQGSENQAELVEESIQHAKEAITLDVKDGNSWYNLGNACLTSFFVTGAWDHTKLLHSLKAYQNAEKDESMKSNPDLYFNSATVNKYLENYQRALSGFEAAALKDPGLNAVEEVQKIVNLLDKVDNLLKFYYVQGHVRAKRMASLASSLVAVDLKSSYRRVTIDLLSEGPNRALAVEGKVFFFVSSESVAPLYYLLCDSNQSCFVLSIYGVRTDVIKEGDQLTLLDPYFRDVYLSWKEKHYQFKSIRLDFYEQVLVNGKALTPQQAVGTSIYAQHKP; translated from the exons ATGAGTAATCCCAGCGAGGAACCGTTATCCAAAGTTGCAAGAGCAGCAGAAGATCTTTACCATCTTCGAGACGCTTATTTCCCACCCAACCCCGATGACAGAATCTCTAAGTTGCAACAAGAGTCCGATCTCGCTCTTCAACTCCTCGATTCCATTCCCTCAG AACAAAGAAAATCACCTATGCAACGTGCAACAATTGAATATCTTAGAGGGAAGATATTGGATGTATTTCCTGACTATAGGAGAGAAGCTGAGGATCATCTATCAAAAGCT GTTAAGTTAAACCCATCTCTTGCAGATGCTTGGCTATGTTTAGGAAACTGCATTTGGAAGAAAGGAGATCTAACTTCTGCAAAGAACTGCCTCAGTCTTGCATTAGACAAG GGTCCTAACAAAAAGATACTTTGTCAATTATCAAtgcttaaaagaaaaatgtctcAAG GTTCAGAGAATCAAGCAGAACTGGTTGAGGAAAGCATTCAACATGCCAAGGAAGCAATCACTTTGGATGTCAAGGATGGGAACTCTTGGT ATAATCTTGGAAATGCATGCCTAACAAGTTTTTTTGTCACTGGAGCTTGGGATCATACCAAACTTTTACATTCTTTAAAAGCATATCAAAATGCT gagaaagatgaaagcaTGAAGTCCAATCcagatttatattttaatagtgCTACT GTTAACAAATATCTAGAGAACTACCAGAGGGCCCTTAGTGGATTTGAGGCTGCTGCTTTAAAGGATCCAGGTCTCAATGCTGTAGAGGAGGTTCAGAAGATAGTCAATTTACTTGACAAGGTGGACAATCTTTTGAAG ttttattatGTACAGGGACATGTAAGAGCTAAGCGAATGgcatctttggcatcatcattGGTTGCTGTTGATT TGAAATCATCATACAGAAGAGTTACCATAGACCTTCTGTCAGAGGGTCCAAATAGAGCTCTTGCAGTTGAGGGgaaagtttttttctttgttagcaGTGAGAGTGTTGCTCCCCT ATACTATTTGCTTTGTGATTCAAATCAATCTTGCTTTGTTCTCTCGATTTATGGTGTACGTACTGATGTG ATTAAAGAAGGAGATCAGCTAACATTGCTTGACCCTTATTTTCGTGATGTTTATTTGTCCTGGAAGGAGAAG caTTACCAGTTCAAATCTATACGCCTGGATTTCTATGAACAAGTGCTTGTAAATGGAAAAGCTTTGACTCCTCAACAAGCTGTTGGTACCTCAATATATGCTCAACATAAACCCTGA